In Nitrospirota bacterium, a genomic segment contains:
- a CDS encoding PD40 domain-containing protein, producing the protein MKSIASMLLIIALGFGLAGCPGGGGGGGGSSSAFAVSTTSADFGVVDNAYTSTLATTGGTAPFSWTLFGGALPVGLSLNATTGVVSGTPTVAGNSTADFIVTDSTGQTANGSVLFAVHPRTDRASVNSNGVAGSGASSSPSISGDGSLVAFASSSSNFVPGVGGTQIYVHNRQTNQIEVISRDNDTAVVNEGGAASSDPAISADRRYVAFVSQATNLLAPAPAVPAGQQIYVRDRQTGVTSLVSVDNTGASIPGDGISSGPSISGDGRYVAFVSQATNLLAPAPAVPAGQQIYVRDRQTGVTSLVSVDNTGASIPGDGISSGPSISGDGRYVAFVSVATNLLAPDPVVLGGQQIYVRDRQLGLSSLASQDNTNTNIEGAGGISDTPSMNSDGRFVAFFSQATNLVSGSGAHIYVRALP; encoded by the coding sequence ATGAAATCCATTGCGTCTATGTTGTTGATCATTGCCCTCGGATTCGGACTCGCAGGCTGCCCAGGCGGTGGGGGCGGAGGCGGGGGCAGTTCTTCAGCCTTTGCGGTGTCGACGACCTCAGCGGATTTCGGTGTGGTCGACAATGCCTACACTTCGACACTCGCGACTACAGGTGGAACGGCTCCGTTCAGCTGGACTCTGTTTGGCGGCGCATTGCCGGTCGGCTTGTCCCTCAATGCAACCACGGGTGTCGTGAGCGGCACCCCCACGGTAGCCGGAAATTCAACTGCGGATTTCATAGTGACGGACAGCACGGGTCAAACTGCGAATGGTTCAGTGTTGTTTGCTGTCCATCCGAGGACGGATCGTGCGTCGGTCAACAGCAACGGCGTGGCTGGGAGCGGTGCCAGTTCGAGCCCATCCATCAGCGGAGATGGAAGCCTGGTCGCTTTCGCTTCGTCATCGTCTAACTTCGTGCCAGGCGTCGGTGGCACGCAAATCTATGTGCATAATCGACAAACAAATCAAATCGAAGTGATCTCGCGTGACAACGATACCGCAGTAGTGAACGAAGGGGGCGCAGCCAGTAGCGATCCAGCCATCAGTGCCGATAGGCGGTATGTTGCGTTTGTGTCCCAGGCGACGAATTTGTTGGCGCCTGCTCCAGCAGTGCCAGCCGGGCAGCAGATCTATGTGCGGGATCGGCAGACAGGTGTGACAAGTCTGGTATCGGTGGATAATACGGGGGCGTCCATTCCTGGCGATGGTATCAGCAGTGGTCCGTCGATCAGTGGGGACGGGCGGTATGTTGCGTTTGTGTCTCAGGCGACGAATTTGTTGGCTCCTGCTCCAGCAGTGCCAGCCGGGCAGCAGATCTATGTGCGGGATCGGCAGACAGGTGTGACAAGTCTGGTGTCGGTGGATAATACGGGGGCGTCCATTCCTGGCGATGGTATCAGCAGTGGTCCGTCGATCAGTGGGGACGGGCGGTACGTGGCCTTTGTATCGGTTGCGACGAACCTGTTGGCTCCTGATCCGGTGGTGCTAGGTGGGCAACAGATCTACGTCCGTGATCGTCAGCTTGGACTGAGTTCCTTAGCGTCACAAGACAACACTAATACGAATATCGAGGGAGCTGGCGGAATAAGTGATACGCCGTCGATGAACAGCGACGGTAGATTTGTCGCCTTCTTCTCTCAGGCAACCAATCTAGTTAGTGGATCGGGGGCTCATATCTACGTCCGCGCACTTCCCTAG